CATACGAGAATCTATATCGACCATCTCCTCAGGATGCCATTGAATACCTAACATAAATGAATGATTAGTTGGTCCCTCAACTGCTTCTATTAAACCATCTGGAGTAGTTGCTACCGTTTTAAGATTAGATGCAAGCTTATTAATCGATTGGTGATGTATACTGTTCACCCGTATCTTTGTATCATTAAATATTTGATATAACATACTATCT
The nucleotide sequence above comes from Paraliobacillus zengyii. Encoded proteins:
- a CDS encoding gamma-glutamyl-gamma-aminobutyrate hydrolase family protein — protein: MLNAAQGGTVIQDIEKANPKVIKHYQQSDRQEPTHDVQINEDSMLYQIFNDTKIRVNSIHHQSINKLASNLKTVATTPDGLIEAVEGPTNHSFMLGIQWHPEEMVDIDSRMQDIFQVFVQACSKSDMANEK